The DNA segment CATACGCTCGATGCAGGTGGGGATCATCAGGGTGCGCGTGTCCTTGCCGATGATGCAGCACTGCAGCAGGCAGTCCAGGAACGAGACCCAGTTCAGCTCCCAGTTGATCTTGCCGCACGCACTGTCCGAGCGGGCCTCCAGCACTGAACGGAACGCACCGCTGTAGTGGTAGCCGCGCAGGCGCAACTCCTTGTAGAAGTCGCGCGTCGCCAGCACCGGCATATCGTTCGCCGGTGGGTCGGGAATTTCCGACAGCGTAATGTTCTCCACGTGCCGCACGTACCCGGTGACGACGGCTGCCGTGCCTTCGGTAATTTCGAACCGACCGGTGCCGGGCTGCAGCATCACGGTAAACTCTATCTCCTGATCCTTCGTGATGGAGGTCGCGCGCAGGAACTTGACGTCCTCGAACTCCACCTCCAGATCGAAGTACATTGGGCCCTTTACCATCGCCAGCGTTTCCCAGGCCAGATGCAGGTAGGCCGTGGCGGGGAACAGGACACGCCCGTCAATCACGTGCCCGGCGATGTAGCTGTAATCTTCGTCGTTCAGCTTAATCTTCACCCGCCGTTCGCCGCTCTTGGTCGACTTTTGCATCTCGAACTTGGTCACGAACCAATCTTCCGAATGGTCCCACCGGATCAGGTGCGAAATCATCGGCGTGCCGCGAGACACCGGGAACGCAACCGGCGGATACAGCCGGGCGACCGGAATGTCCAAACCGTTGATATACAGTCTGAAAGCGAGAAAAGAGATATTTTAGTGCGTTGTAGGGTCGGAACCTACAAGCGGAACCTAACAGCGCCCCGTTACTCACTTTCCGAGCGCGTTAAACATGTACTGCACATTGTCCTTGTTGCCGCGCTTGGTCAGCCCAATGTGGATGGCGTTGGGCATGGATTTCTTCAGGATCGCCTGCAGCAATCCGTGCGGCGCAATCTCGATCGTGAGCGCATTGTTCGGCAGCAGGGCGGACGTCTCCTCGAACAGCACCGGGCTGAGCAGATTGTTCGTGTGGTAGTGGGCGGACGAGTACTGGCTGTCCGGCTGGTCCCACCGAATCTTGGGCACCGACGAGCTCAACCACTTGGGCGAGCGCTTCTGCGGCTCGGGAATGACCTCGTTCAGGCGGGCCAGCAGCCTCGGGCCCATCTCCGCGATATACTTGCTGTGGTAGGGAATGTTCGAGCACGGCACCTCCTTCGCAAAGATGCCCTTCTCGGTGAGCTGCGCCACGAACGCTTCGACGTTCTCCTTCGGGCCCGAAATCGTACACGAGTCTGGTCCGTTGTGGCAGGCCACCTCAATGCCGGGCGGTAGCATCGTGCGGATCTTGCGGAAGCCCAGCCCAACCGCCGCCATCGAACCGAACACGGTCTTCGTCTCCAGACTGGCCATGCCGCGCGAGTACGCGGACAGGATCATCTGCTCGGCGGTGAAGCAACGGTCGGCGTACGCACAACCCAGCTCACCGACCGAATGGCCGATCACAAAGTCCGGCTCGAGGTCGAGCGAGCGCAGCACATCCACGATACCGATCTGTACCGCGGCAATGCCGACGAACGAGTGCAGAATGTTGTCGTACTTGCAGCTCTTCGACGTGAGGATCTCGATCAGGTTGAGGCCGCGCTTCTCCAGCACGCGGTGGCAGTGCTCGATCGCCTGCCGGAACACGGGTATCTCCATCAGCGACGTACCCATCTCGCTCCACTGCGAGCCCATACCGCTGAACACCCAGACGAGCGGCCGCTTCAGACCGGTGTAGTGCTGCGTGTCCCGCCCCAGACAGATCGCATTCTCCGTACCGTCCTTCGCGTACAGCCCATACCCACGGAACACATTGCCGGGAATGGATTCGCTCTGCACGTTGTGCAGCAGTGCGACGTACTCTGCGTCCAGATGGCGATTGCTCATGTCCGTGAGCACCGCGTCAATGGCTTCCTCCGTACGGCCGGACCACGTGATCAGGCGGGGCAAGTTGTCCGTTGGCAGCCCGTGGTTAACCTTCTCCTTCGTGTTGCCGTACAGCAGGGCGTGCGCATTGGCCCCGCCGAACCCGAACGAGTTGACGGCAATCAGCGGACCGTCCAGTGGCTCCGTCTCCGACACCACCTTCAGCCGACCCTCCACCAGCGACGGAATGTCGCGACGAATCTCGCGGAAGTTGATGTTGGGCGGGATGAGCCGCGCCTCGAGCGCCAGGATGCACTTGATCAGCGAACAGATGCCCGAGCTCGACTCCGAATGGCCAATGTTTGACTTGACCGAACCGACGGGCAGTGGCTTTTTGCGCCCGGCGCAGAAAATCTTGTCCAGCCCAGCGCACTCCTCCGGATCGCCGACCACCGTACCGGTGCTGTGCGCCTCCACATAGTCGACCGTGGCAGGATCGAGCTGAATCTCGCTGTAAAACTCGGTGAGCAGCTTGCGCTGCATCACGCCCGACGGGTAGGTGATGCCTTCCTCCTTAAACCCGTCGCAGTTCGTCTTCGAGTAGACGACGTTCGCGTACACGCGCTTCGCGTCCTTCGCCTTCTGCAGGTACATCACGCAGATCGCTTCCGAGCGCGTGTAGCCCGATGCGTCCTTATCGAACGGCCGGCAGTACCCGTCCGCCGCCAGCACGCCGAGCCGGGCAAACTGCAGCGTCACGTACggatgcagcagcaggttgGAGCCACCGACGATCGCAGCATCGCACTCACCGTTGCGGATCGCGTTGAACGCACAGTCGAGCGCGTACATCGAGCTGCTGCACGCGGTATCGAGCAGGAAGGAGGGCCCGTTCAGCCCCATCGTGTACGAGATGCGGTTCGCCATCATCGCACGGGAGCACCCGGTAATGCCGAACCCGCCGGACGAGATCTTCTCGTAGAACCAGGTCTTTTCCGACTCGGCGAAGCACGCGCCGACGAACACGCCCGTGCGCGAACCTCGCAGCGATTTCGGATTGACGCCCGCATCGATGGCCGCTTCGTACGCGTGCTCGACCAGAATACGACACTGCGGATCCAtcgtgtgtgcctgtgtggaTGAAGGGATGAAAGGGGGAATGGAATCCACATAGAGAAGCGTGTTAGCGTGGGCTCCCGCTTTCGTTTTAGGCACCAAAAACCTACCTGCTTGAAGTGCACACCGAAGAACGTGGCGTCAAACTTCTCGAGATTGTTCACCTTGCCCATGCGGCGCGGAATCTCCACGTTACTGTGCCGCCAGCGCGTCTCCAGATCGTCCACCATGTCGATCTTGTTGAACAGATTGTACCCGTACTCCTTCACATTGTCCGAGTTGGGAAAGCGGCCGGCAATGCCGGAAATCACAATCTCATCCCCCGGGCAGGGTGGTTTCGCTCGGAACGCCAACGCATCCGTATCCTTCGATTCCATTTTCGGTGGCGGTGGTTGGTCGCAAATGTTCACCGCTCGCTTCTCACAATTAGATCGCAGCAGGCTGTGCTACGCTTGTTTAGATCTTCTTTGGCAACCGGATCGTTCGCTTAAAAATCGTCACGCTTTCAGTCTATTTGgttcacttttattgcacTCACTGCACACGGGCACTGCCGTTCTGCCacgcaccaaacacacacaatccacacACCTTAGGCCCGAAGGATTACACCCAAAATTGCACTACACCCCACAGGGAAGACGGAAACAGTCCAACACAAAATTAGGCTGCAAAGTACCAACGCGAACCAAACACCATCCAAACTGGCAGGCCACGGAGCTGCGAGTGAACGGCCGTCCCAGGGTTGGGCGGTAGTTTTATAGGTCCTCCGTCCGCGCTCGGGGGGCACCCATCCAGAAATTGTTAGATAGGAGGCACCCGCGGCCAATTAAGCAGCgtacacaacagcagcagcagcagcaaccgccgTGATCGCGGGAAAGGGTTTCGTGAACCGGCATTTGCAATTCCGCATTCGATTAAAGCGACTTCCACCATTTCATTAACCACGGTGACACCGCTAGCTAAGGAGCGCGAGCAGAGGGGTGGCGGGAAGGTTTCCTGGCATATCCATCCAGAAGGAATTTGTCGTACTTTTCGAATACGAATACGAGAGTGGGAGAGAGGTTGCATTTTATGTTGGCGCAAAACACGAACGATCGCGATCATACAACATAAACGTTTTTGAATATGAATGATCTTTACTTGATCACATGTACACCACGCTGCTTCTAATTATGTTCTCCATCCATTTACCCATACATGCAAGCGATTATTCGGCTGGAGCTAAGAAACAGCTTACGAAAGTGGCAGTGGCCAATAAAAGTGCGATCGAAACGACCCGGCCGGTCCCTTTGCGCTTTGTGTGGCGGGAACCGTTGGGTTCCGATTTACATAAAACACGTGGTAATAATCAATCGCTCTGGTACAGGTCCCCGTAACTAAGGCGCTCGAATATCGGTAACAGCTTTACACCTTGTGTAACCCATTGACACTGACCTTTAAAAGCGAGCAGCATTGTGCCTGGTAGACGGGAACGGAGATAGTAAACTCGCCCGCTCGACGCCGTTAATGACGCGGGTCCCTTCAGAAGCCGGACGCATTGTACACACTGTCTATCGGCTTGGCTTATCTTCGCTTTCCTAGCCAACTCTAGCAAACATGATCACGAAGGGCTCAGAACAGCAGATTCGCCCAATCCATCTTGTGCCGGAAGCATTAGCCATGCTCACCTTTTCCCGGTGATATCGCTCCAAACTTGGTAGGGTCGTGCCGGGACCGAAAACCAAACCTAACAGTTCCCGCGTTTGACCCCCGCGCACATGCTCTGGGGGTCAGGCCTGTCCTCCGCAGGTCAACGTACGGTGGTGCGGGTTTGGaaagtttgtgtgttttaatttgattacGCTTACGCATACCCCTACCCGCGTCCATACTAATCTATTTTGCATGAAcgaaggtgttttttttgtcttcggCAAAACCCCCAAAACGCCGTTCAATTGACGGCGCCACACGGTCGCGAGCGATTTGGAAAACAATTGCGCCACCAGTTGCGCAATACCGGCGCGCGCGAAGAAACTTTCGCGGTTGTGCACGGATAGTAAAGATAGTCATACCGTAATGtggtgtttgtttgcaaatgcagcttggatttgttttattctatCTATAAAAATcatacgttttgttttttcctccctcccccccgtCGGCTACGTCTTGGGCGGCAACGCGTGCTTGCGCTTGGTGCTGGGCACGTGCCGCAGATGGAAGTTGGCAATGTAGTCCGTGTTGATGCGCTGCACGCTGATCGCGAACGGTTCGGTCGGGTGAAAGATAAACGCCACCAGCCGGCGCAGCCCCGGATGGGGCGTGATCTGATGGCCCATCCCGGCGTAGATGCGAAACTTGAGCAGGCCCGAGTCGCGCGCATAGAACCGGATCGGAAACTCGGCGCACGCTTTCGGCCGCTCCATCGCCGACACCCACTTGTCGTCGTAGCTGAACAGGCCGAGGTCGAGGTACGGCGAGCTGGTGTAGCTCTGCGCACTGATCGGCAGCTGGGCGAGGATGCGCTTCGTTGCCTCCACCTCGCTGCCGCCGCGCGCACCAATGATCGTCTGCTTGAAGCGCGTGTGCAGCAACCGGCTGTACAGGTTGTTGCTCGGCGAGCAGGCAAACGGTGTCCGGTGGTTGTGCGACGCGTTCCGAAAgctgtcgcaaaagttttcgtacagctcgagcagctgcgTCGACTGATTGCTGTACACGGCGACGATCTGCATGTCCCAGATGTGGTACACCACGAACATCGAGTACTGGCTGTTCGGTTCGTGCGCCTTCAGCGTGACCACGTCCTCGTGCGCGTACTTGATCAGCAGCAGATCGTCGTCGAGCAGCTGCATCTTCCACATGCGCAGATCCTTGTACTCGTCGAACCGGCGGTAAAACTTGCGCAGCGCCAGCCCATCCTCCCCGCTGTCGACCTGCGCCTTGGCCTGCCGGAACAGAAACACCAGTATGCGGTGCTTCAGGCTGTTTATCGCCGGCTCGCGGAAGGCGCGGGGCGGCGGCGCACTGCCCCGCTCGGTCAGGAACGCGCTCGTGTAGTACCGCTCGTCCTCGCCGCTGCAAAACCGCCCGATCGTACGCTCGGGAAAGAACGTCCCGTCGGCGATCGAGAAGATGTACATCGACTGGTGGTGTATCGACAGGATCGCGAGCGTACTGTTGTACAGGTAGACGCCCTGGTTGTGCGACAGGATGATCTTGTCCACGCGAAAGTCTCGCGCGTGCGAGATGCGCCCAAAGTGCAGATCGATGATGTAGAGCGTGTAGTCCTCGAGCGGGCAGCCGGCCGTCGGTTTGATGACCTCGTTGTTCGTGTACAGCTCGTAGAAGTGGGGCCGGTTTTCCTCCGGTATGAACGAAGCGGCACCGACGATCACGTACCGGCCGTCGTTCGTGAACAGGCTGCACTCCCGGTTCAGATGCTTTTCGTGGTTCTCCAGGTTCACCACGTGCTTCAGCTTGAACAGCTGGTCGAAAATCTTGCCCCGGATGACGCTGCTGTGCCCGGGCTCGTAATCCACCATCAGCTCGGTGTCGTCCCAGCTGCTGAGCAGTTCGCCGGCCGCCGCGCAGCCCTGATACTCGTAAATCTCGAGCGCCGCCTGGTCGGAGGAAAACGCAATCAGATACTTCCCGTCCGGGCTGAACTTTCGCAGATAGCACGGTGGCCGCTCCACATTGACGACGGTTAGGTTCGGGTACACGTTCTGGTACAGCTCGCGGATCGCGTGCCGCGGGGTACGATGCCGGTGGCCCGTCTCCCTACTCCTCAGCCGATGCACTATGTTTTGTGACCGTAGCCGGCGAAAGCGAATACGCTCGGTGCAAAAAGCGTCCGGTACGTTATTGTGTACGTTCGGTTCCATGTCGAAGGGGTTCATTGGAAGCGTTCCCACCCGCGTGCCAATACGATCGAGTGTGGACGGTGACACGCATCCAGCACGCAACAAAGGCTACCTCATAGATCACACTATTTGGGGGATTTATCTCAGTTACGCGAGCGGTACGTTTCGGTGCTATCCGTCGTTCTGTTGCTATTTGTCTTGcgaatcctttttttctatttttcgcCCGTCCGCTGAAAcgaagtaaacaaacaaacgaaccttCCACATGACAGCTTACGCGCGTTTGACAGCAAAGCAGGCCGGTTCATTTGTCAACAAACGACGTTTTTTGCGCGGCAACGCAAAACGTTCAACTTTTCCACTGTTTTCCTGCATTTCCCCGTGATCGTTCGGGATcgtttatctatttttttgtattcaatttttgtgtgttacgTGTCGTCCAGTCAAGTTCCGTTGCCAGTTTGATTGTGTATTTGTGATGGTTTTTTAAATTGTGCATTGAACAAATCTGGCAAACAAATCGAATCCAGCGCCATGGAAGCTTACCTAAAGAAGCACTACGCGCAGGAAATAACCGATCTGCTAAACAACTCCGATGACTTGCAGCACGTGTCCATACATGTGAAGTATGAAGCATCTCCACTCGACCAAGTATTGTCGTAGAAATGACCAGCATCGCTTAATCCTGACCCTTTCATTTCCAGCCTTACGCAGCTGCAGCGCGAACAGCCGCAACTGTTTGCACGCATCTTTCAGGACACGCAGACAGAACTGGCCCGCTGGAACGAATGTTTGCTCCGTGCGCAAAAGTCGCTGATCGAAGGTAATCTCTTCCTCGATCCGGGCTTCCAAGTCAAGGAAAACTGCCACGTGCGCTTCGTCAATGTGCCGGTGTCGCCGGCCGAGCTGCGGAAGACGGCCTACCCGAACAACGACAGCGTGGGACAGTTTCTGCAGGTGAAGGGCAGCGTGATACGCATGTCCTCGAGCCGGTTTCTGGAGTACAGGCGCGAGTACGCCTGCACGCGCTGCAAGCAGAAGGTGGTGATCGAGGCGGAGTACTGCAAATCGTACGTGTTCGAACCGCCCGGACCGTGCCCGAATGCTCGCGAGGCCGGCTGCCGTGGCCAGCTGCAGCCAGTGTCGGCCCAACCGCAGCCGGACCTGTGCCGCGACTATCAGGAGATCCGCATCCAGGAGATTATGAGCGAACGGAACGTGCCGGCATCGCTGGTGGTGACACTCGAGGATGATCTCGTGGACAGCTGCCAGCCGGGAGATTGCGTGACTGTGTGCGGTCCGATCGAGCACCGGTGGAAGCCGCCCGCCGTTGGCCGCCGGACCGAGGTGACGATTGCGATGCGGGCGAACAGTGTGGCGCGGGAGGAAAGCAAAGCGAGCTGGGCCAAAGATTTGCCCGAACACCTGCTGTGCGTTCCGGCCGAGTGGCAGGAGGTGCTGCGCGAGATCGGTGAGCTTGCCGCGCGCGATCTGCTGGTGCAATCGATCGCACCCGCCATCCGTGGCATGTATCCGGTAAAGCTGGCCATCGCACTAGCGTTGGCCTCCTGCACGGAAAGGGTGGGCGATGGGGAGCAACAGGCGACGGTACGCGGACACTCCCATCTGTTGCTGGTCGGCGATCCGGGGCTAGCCAAATCGCAGCTGCTCAAGTACGCGTCCGAAATTGCCAGCCGGGCCGTGTACACCACCGGCATGGGCTGCTCCTCGGCGGGCTTAACGGCGGCCGCGGTGAAGGACGAAGGCGAATGGCAGCTGGAGGCCGGTGCGCTCGTTCTGGCCGACGGTGGTATCTGCTGTATCGACGAGTTTAATCTGATGCGCGAAACGGATAAGGCATCGATTCACGAAGCGATGGAGCAGCAAACGATCAGCGTGGCAAAGGCGGGCATGGTTTGCAAGCTGAGCACGCGGTGCGTCGTGCTGGCCGCGACCAATCCCAAAAATCTCTACACCATGTCCGACGGGCTGGGCAAGTCGGCGGAAAACATCGGCATCGGCGGCCCGCTGCTGTCCCGCTTCGATATGGTGATGATCCTGAAGGACGTCCGGGCCGCCGATTGGGACGCGGACATTGCCAACCATCTGCTCGCGCAGGCCCTGCTGGACGAGGAGCGGGAGTGTTTCGAGGGGGAGGGCAACCGAACGGATCGGGTCGCACACTGGGAGCTGGAGAAGCTACAGCTACACTTTGCCGCCATCAAGGACTTTCATCCGCGCGTCACGCCCGAAGCGAACGTGATTCTCGGTGCGTACTATAAGGCGTGTCGGTCGGATCCGTACCGTGATCCTACACGCACGACCGTTCGGCTGCTGGACAGTTTGTTCCGTTTGGCGCAGGCACAcgcgcggctgctgctgcgcaatGAGGTTACACCGATCGATGCGATCACGATCATTCAGCTTATGGAGGCCAGCTGGGGCTTTGGCAAAATCGGTATACCGACGTACGATCTGATAAAGGCGCAGCTGCCCCTTGGACCGGAGCAAGGCACCATCGATCGACTGCTGGATGTGCTAAATCTGCATGGTGTGGTGCAGGATACGGCCACAGTGCGGCCGATCGATCCCAACATACTGCGACGCTATCATCGTGACCTgatcgaaaaacaaaagaggaAGCAGCTAATAGAGCAGCGGGAGCAGAGTACTGATACTGGACGGATAGTTTCGGATGGCGATGATCGAAGTCAGCAAATGGTTTCGTCTACGTTGACCACGGTTGAAGACTCTCGGGAGCAGCAGATGAAGACTGTACCGCAGGTACCGCCGACCAGTTCGAAGTACGCGCTCAACCCCAAGGCAAACTTCAAAAAGCTCCGCAAACAGACGACGGCGAAAGCAACATCCGAAGCAAACTCGGAAGATTCTACCTCTCGAGGAGCTAGAAAACGCAAACGTGCAACGAATGAGGTTGAGGAGGATTTGACGCTGAAGGCACCGTTAGACGATGCAGCACTAGGGAACTTACTTGGTTCGTTGAGAAAAAGTTTCGGTGCCTCCGAAGCGCAAGATCCAGCAGCTTCAGCTACCGAAATGCCAAAGACACAAACGCAAAGTAAAGATCTTTCGTTTAGTGCTCTACTGGATACGAGTCAAATATTtgaggacgatgatgatgacttCGAGGATGCAACTATGAAATCATCTTCCCGTCCCATTCAATCACTGCTCGAAAAAACGATTGTAATGGAAAGGAACGAACCAACGGATTATGCGCACGATGTTTCGAGCATCGCCTTATCCAAGCCTGAAAGTAGCAATCAGCAATCTGCACGCGAAACAGAGCGAACGATACCCAATGGAAATGCTTCGTTCAGTGCTCTTTTAGAGCAAGCAAACTCTAGCAGAACGTTGGACGAAACCATTGAATTCGATGATGAGGAGTTGTTCGTTGCGTCAGAGACAAGTAAGGGAGTAGCAAATGATCGTGCACCGCTAGACGACACTGTTCCGAACACGATCAGCGCAACGAGCGTTAGCAGTAGTAGCTTTGGGACTAGTCGCACACAGAAAGAAGATCCCTCTAACGTCCACTCTTTGTATCAATTAAAGCGACCGAGTCAGCGCCGGTTGCCCACAGCCACCCAGCGAACGACCCATATGACGCAGCTTACTGAGCAGGATACAGAGGATCTGCTTAACTTCGAAATCGAACCTTCCGGTGAGTTTGCACTGCTGAGCGAATCTGCTGATGTGTCCGATGCGCCTCCGACTCCTTGCGTGCCGGGAGTACGAACACAAGCGCGCCAAAAGCTTCAACAGTTTGAATTTCAACCTAAGCGTGAGGCACGCCCGGTGGACGATGACAGTGCGTACGATTCGATGGTTCGTGATGGAACGGTTAGGCAACAGGAGCGTGGCacccagcagcaggagcagcagcactgtACTACCTCCCAGTACAGTGGGCTAGCCGATGAGGATGTGGAGCTTAATCTATCCGACATTGAACTGTAAAGTAACGATGGGCTGTGATATTTATTGATaaggttgtgttgtgtttctaTCCACTCCCGGGAGTTGTATTGATATCGTGTTCTTTTACAATACAATTTACAATTCTATTgcgttttagttttgtttgtttcattatgc comes from the Anopheles coluzzii chromosome 2, AcolN3, whole genome shotgun sequence genome and includes:
- the LOC120953447 gene encoding DET1 homolog, with the protein product MNPFDMEPNVHNNVPDAFCTERIRFRRLRSQNIVHRLRSRETGHRHRTPRHAIRELYQNVYPNLTVVNVERPPCYLRKFSPDGKYLIAFSSDQAALEIYEYQGCAAAGELLSSWDDTELMVDYEPGHSSVIRGKIFDQLFKLKHVVNLENHEKHLNRECSLFTNDGRYVIVGAASFIPEENRPHFYELYTNNEVIKPTAGCPLEDYTLYIIDLHFGRISHARDFRVDKIILSHNQGVYLYNSTLAILSIHHQSMYIFSIADGTFFPERTIGRFCSGEDERYYTSAFLTERGSAPPPRAFREPAINSLKHRILVFLFRQAKAQVDSGEDGLALRKFYRRFDEYKDLRMWKMQLLDDDLLLIKYAHEDVVTLKAHEPNSQYSMFVVYHIWDMQIVAVYSNQSTQLLELYENFCDSFRNASHNHRTPFACSPSNNLYSRLLHTRFKQTIIGARGGSEVEATKRILAQLPISAQSYTSSPYLDLGLFSYDDKWVSAMERPKACAEFPIRFYARDSGLLKFRIYAGMGHQITPHPGLRRLVAFIFHPTEPFAISVQRINTDYIANFHLRHVPSTKRKHALPPKT
- the LOC120953446 gene encoding uncharacterized protein LOC120953446; protein product: MEAYLKKHYAQEITDLLNNSDDLQHVSIHVNLTQLQREQPQLFARIFQDTQTELARWNECLLRAQKSLIEGNLFLDPGFQVKENCHVRFVNVPVSPAELRKTAYPNNDSVGQFLQVKGSVIRMSSSRFLEYRREYACTRCKQKVVIEAEYCKSYVFEPPGPCPNAREAGCRGQLQPVSAQPQPDLCRDYQEIRIQEIMSERNVPASLVVTLEDDLVDSCQPGDCVTVCGPIEHRWKPPAVGRRTEVTIAMRANSVAREESKASWAKDLPEHLLCVPAEWQEVLREIGELAARDLLVQSIAPAIRGMYPVKLAIALALASCTERVGDGEQQATVRGHSHLLLVGDPGLAKSQLLKYASEIASRAVYTTGMGCSSAGLTAAAVKDEGEWQLEAGALVLADGGICCIDEFNLMRETDKASIHEAMEQQTISVAKAGMVCKLSTRCVVLAATNPKNLYTMSDGLGKSAENIGIGGPLLSRFDMVMILKDVRAADWDADIANHLLAQALLDEERECFEGEGNRTDRVAHWELEKLQLHFAAIKDFHPRVTPEANVILGAYYKACRSDPYRDPTRTTVRLLDSLFRLAQAHARLLLRNEVTPIDAITIIQLMEASWGFGKIGIPTYDLIKAQLPLGPEQGTIDRLLDVLNLHGVVQDTATVRPIDPNILRRYHRDLIEKQKRKQLIEQREQSTDTGRIVSDGDDRSQQMVSSTLTTVEDSREQQMKTVPQVPPTSSKYALNPKANFKKLRKQTTAKATSEANSEDSTSRGARKRKRATNEVEEDLTLKAPLDDAALGNLLGSLRKSFGASEAQDPAASATEMPKTQTQSKDLSFSALLDTSQIFEDDDDDFEDATMKSSSRPIQSLLEKTIVMERNEPTDYAHDVSSIALSKPESSNQQSARETERTIPNGNASFSALLEQANSSRTLDETIEFDDEELFVASETSKGVANDRAPLDDTVPNTISATSVSSSSFGTSRTQKEDPSNVHSLYQLKRPSQRRLPTATQRTTHMTQLTEQDTEDLLNFEIEPSGEFALLSESADVSDAPPTPCVPGVRTQARQKLQQFEFQPKREARPVDDDSAYDSMVRDGTVRQQERGTQQQEQQHCTTSQYSGLADEDVELNLSDIEL